In one window of Frigoriglobus tundricola DNA:
- a CDS encoding FtsK/SpoIIIE family DNA translocase yields the protein MLQSRWRLDAVAITLFAVGALLAVAVGSSRALSGGPNVFGAWGDRAASWLTEPLGWGAAVLLVGWFAVGGVLVANRKVVPLTLRVAGWSVLTVVAAVGVDWFGMGLPAPAVAGRGGSLGAYLRFGLEDATQPEVALAAFGLSLLTGLFLAANRSMLGCARVIGATIRVSWWAAVWVNDRVADAMEQAIMWAVRGATAVARASWRALKAGVAAIPARKPVGAAPAPVPAPNPEKAPKPATAPASVSTDTPAPVRSPLAPAPDPTAAETSLPDVKLEDIPIHVHAGPKPAPLMRAPTVVEQPSNVDYELPPLSLLNDPEPFPVADHEQKLRDMAVLLEKTFQDFGLNVKVVGIHTGPVITQYEIALETGLRLNKVTNLADDLALNLRVASVRVVAPLPGRNTVGIEVPNEIRQTVQLKELVTALAATPKLGKFKLPLFIGKDVEGRPLAYDLATMPHLLIAGSTGTGKSVCLNTIIVSLLLTRRPDECRMILIDPKKVELSDYAQIPHLMTPVVKEDKKADAILGWAVEKMEERYEWLHRARVRNISSYNELPFEEIARRVNPDTEDELRAIPRKMPYIVIVIDEVGDLMMKMKKEIEGNIILLAQKSRAAGIHLILATQKPTVDVVTGLIKSNLPARICFRVTNRSDSAVVLDEKGGERLLGMGDMLFLQTGVLTRAQGAYVENEEIERVVNAIATDTPNYDSELLNLKTRDQTEAGAGGGEVGEKLRERDPLYEQAVEIVIREQRGSTSLLQRALGIGYGKASRFIDYMAEDGVVGAYNGSNARQVLVSHEDWEARKRAAAPV from the coding sequence GTGCTTCAGTCGCGGTGGCGCCTCGACGCGGTCGCGATCACGCTGTTCGCGGTCGGCGCCCTGCTCGCGGTCGCGGTCGGCTCGTCGCGTGCGTTGAGCGGCGGCCCGAACGTGTTCGGCGCGTGGGGCGATCGCGCCGCCAGTTGGCTAACGGAACCGCTCGGCTGGGGCGCGGCGGTGCTGCTCGTCGGTTGGTTCGCGGTCGGGGGCGTGCTGGTCGCGAACCGCAAGGTGGTGCCCCTCACGCTCCGGGTCGCGGGGTGGAGCGTTCTCACCGTTGTCGCGGCGGTCGGTGTGGACTGGTTCGGAATGGGCCTCCCCGCGCCGGCGGTCGCGGGCCGCGGCGGGTCGCTGGGCGCGTACCTCCGATTCGGGCTGGAGGACGCGACGCAACCCGAAGTGGCCCTCGCGGCGTTCGGCCTCTCCCTTCTCACCGGGCTGTTCCTCGCGGCGAACCGGAGTATGCTCGGTTGCGCGCGGGTGATAGGAGCGACCATACGCGTATCGTGGTGGGCCGCGGTGTGGGTGAACGACCGCGTCGCGGACGCAATGGAGCAGGCCATCATGTGGGCCGTGCGAGGAGCGACCGCCGTCGCGCGCGCGTCCTGGCGCGCGCTCAAAGCGGGGGTCGCGGCGATACCCGCGCGCAAGCCGGTCGGGGCCGCGCCCGCACCGGTTCCTGCGCCGAACCCCGAAAAGGCACCGAAGCCCGCCACCGCACCCGCCTCGGTTTCGACGGACACCCCGGCGCCGGTCCGTTCGCCGCTGGCTCCGGCCCCCGACCCCACGGCGGCCGAGACGTCTCTACCCGACGTGAAGCTCGAAGACATCCCGATCCACGTTCACGCCGGACCGAAGCCGGCGCCGCTGATGCGCGCGCCCACGGTGGTGGAGCAGCCGTCGAACGTCGATTACGAACTGCCGCCGTTGTCGCTGCTCAACGACCCCGAGCCGTTCCCGGTCGCGGACCACGAACAGAAGCTCCGCGACATGGCGGTCCTTCTGGAGAAGACCTTCCAGGACTTCGGCCTGAACGTGAAAGTAGTCGGCATTCACACGGGACCGGTCATCACGCAGTACGAGATCGCGCTCGAAACCGGGCTGCGGTTGAACAAGGTGACCAACCTCGCGGACGACCTCGCGCTCAACCTGCGCGTGGCGAGCGTTCGCGTCGTCGCGCCGCTGCCCGGACGCAACACGGTCGGCATCGAGGTGCCCAACGAGATCCGCCAGACCGTGCAGCTCAAGGAACTCGTCACCGCGCTCGCGGCCACACCGAAGCTCGGCAAGTTCAAGTTGCCGCTGTTCATCGGCAAGGACGTGGAGGGCCGGCCCCTCGCCTACGACCTCGCCACCATGCCGCACCTGCTCATCGCGGGCAGCACCGGCACCGGTAAGTCGGTGTGTCTAAACACCATCATCGTCAGCCTGCTGCTCACGCGCCGGCCGGACGAGTGCCGGATGATCCTTATCGACCCGAAGAAAGTGGAACTGAGCGACTACGCGCAGATCCCGCACCTGATGACGCCGGTGGTAAAGGAGGACAAGAAGGCCGACGCGATCCTGGGCTGGGCGGTGGAGAAAATGGAGGAACGGTACGAGTGGCTGCACCGGGCTCGTGTGCGCAACATCTCATCTTACAACGAGTTGCCGTTCGAGGAGATCGCCCGCCGCGTGAACCCGGACACCGAGGACGAACTGCGCGCCATTCCTCGCAAAATGCCCTACATCGTCATCGTCATCGACGAAGTCGGCGACCTCATGATGAAGATGAAGAAGGAGATCGAAGGCAACATCATCCTGCTGGCGCAGAAGTCGCGTGCGGCGGGCATTCACCTGATTCTCGCGACGCAGAAACCGACCGTGGACGTGGTCACCGGCCTCATCAAATCGAACCTGCCGGCCCGCATCTGCTTCCGCGTCACGAACCGGTCCGACAGCGCCGTGGTGCTGGACGAGAAGGGCGGGGAGCGCCTGCTCGGCATGGGCGACATGCTGTTCCTCCAGACCGGCGTACTCACGCGGGCGCAGGGCGCGTACGTCGAGAACGAGGAGATCGAGCGAGTGGTGAACGCGATCGCCACCGACACGCCGAACTACGACAGCGAACTCCTCAACCTGAAGACCCGCGACCAGACCGAGGCCGGGGCCGGCGGGGGCGAGGTGGGTGAGAAGCTCCGCGAGCGCGACCCGCTGTACGAACAGGCGGTGGAGATCGTCATCCGCGAGCAGCGCGGCAGCACGTCGCTGCTCCAGCGCGCCCTGGGCATCGGCTACGGCAAGGCGTCGCGGTTCATCGACTACATGGCCGAGGACGGCGTCGTCGGGGCGTACAACGGCAGCAACGCCCGACAGGTGCTCGTGTCGCACGAGGACTGGGAGGCGCGCAAACGGGCAGCGGCCCCTGTGTAG
- a CDS encoding WD40 repeat domain-containing protein, translated as MPIRSFAVLPSGDVLAGNGHQLYQWNAAGALVRSVPNATCDRLAPAGGSVLLVSDGPRLEVYDGATLEPASRLVDPSLRRAAHDGVIRSIAVHPSGAFVATAADHDDRTVKVWELASGRLVTTVTSAGTEPIMIAWSGDGTYLLATTEGRVERWRFAPAEVERFVCFAALPLEAAAVVHGGSVAALGSVRNGSRALLVGCAAGGPRRTVSLADGGGNGQAALAADPVGGLAITTGSPGIRLWNPDTPVPVALTARSSRQPQFGPDGAGLWAVVDSDSVCRYDPVTKVETARWSNDMAGFMTGLSSLNALAVGRRVAVAGGRDGAVYVLDPQTCRPTGSASPNVGDPVLAAAVTPDDALALAGTQSGKLRVVRTADRTELSAAAAHSGGVTAVAIDRTGTLLVTGGRDRAVRVWKRTGDRFETLFTVSDLPSVATALRFDPAGGRLMVLLASEHAVRVWDVDRLRAELGDLKLGW; from the coding sequence GTGCCGATCCGGTCGTTCGCCGTGTTGCCGTCCGGAGACGTGCTCGCCGGGAACGGGCACCAGTTGTACCAGTGGAACGCGGCCGGCGCGCTCGTGCGATCGGTGCCGAACGCGACGTGCGATCGGCTTGCGCCGGCCGGGGGCTCGGTGCTGCTCGTCAGCGACGGCCCGCGGCTGGAGGTGTACGACGGCGCGACGCTCGAACCCGCCTCCCGGCTCGTGGACCCGAGCCTGCGCCGGGCCGCGCACGACGGGGTCATCCGGTCGATCGCGGTTCACCCGTCCGGCGCGTTCGTCGCCACCGCGGCCGACCACGACGACCGCACGGTGAAAGTATGGGAGCTGGCGTCCGGCCGGCTCGTCACCACGGTCACGAGTGCCGGCACCGAGCCGATTATGATCGCGTGGTCCGGCGACGGCACGTACCTGTTGGCTACGACCGAGGGGCGCGTCGAACGGTGGCGGTTCGCGCCGGCGGAAGTGGAACGCTTCGTGTGCTTCGCCGCCCTTCCGCTGGAGGCCGCCGCGGTCGTACATGGCGGTTCGGTTGCGGCGCTCGGCTCGGTCCGGAACGGGTCCCGCGCGTTGCTCGTCGGCTGCGCGGCGGGCGGACCTAGGCGGACCGTGTCTTTAGCCGACGGGGGCGGGAACGGGCAAGCGGCCCTTGCCGCCGACCCGGTCGGGGGACTCGCGATCACAACCGGAAGCCCCGGTATCCGGCTCTGGAACCCGGACACACCGGTTCCGGTCGCGCTCACGGCTCGTTCCAGCCGCCAGCCACAGTTCGGTCCGGACGGCGCGGGGCTGTGGGCGGTGGTCGATTCCGACAGCGTTTGCCGGTACGACCCGGTCACGAAGGTCGAAACGGCGCGCTGGAGCAACGACATGGCCGGCTTCATGACCGGGCTTTCGAGCTTGAACGCGCTCGCGGTCGGGCGGCGGGTGGCCGTTGCCGGGGGTCGAGACGGGGCGGTCTATGTGCTCGATCCGCAAACGTGTCGGCCGACGGGTTCCGCGTCACCGAACGTGGGCGACCCGGTGCTGGCGGCCGCCGTCACCCCGGACGATGCGCTCGCTCTGGCGGGGACGCAGAGCGGCAAACTCCGGGTGGTCCGGACCGCGGACCGGACCGAACTCTCCGCCGCGGCCGCTCACTCCGGCGGGGTCACGGCGGTGGCGATCGATCGGACCGGCACGCTGCTCGTCACCGGCGGGCGGGACCGGGCCGTCCGCGTTTGGAAACGGACCGGCGACCGGTTCGAAACGCTCTTTACGGTGAGCGACCTGCCGAGTGTGGCGACCGCGCTGCGGTTCGATCCGGCCGGGGGCCGCCTCATGGTGCTCCTCGCGTCCGAACACGCGGTGCGGGTTTGGGACGTGGACCGGCTCCGGGCCGAACTCGGGGATCTGAAGCTCGGCTGGTAG
- a CDS encoding MutS-related protein gives MYADRLAARRATAASLAATLDRLSYARLGAFLVGLLVAALGFAADLVSPWFTLVPVAAFFYLVAKFEATRGRKAWAERAAKFYAGGLERLAGKPSGTGDGARFVSDAHPYSDDLDLFGPGSLFERLTACRTRAGEDTLAAWLLAPATPAEVTTRQEAVADLSARLDLREAVAVAGADAPAADYHPLVEWGAAPPDAAPVWKRWAVEALGWGNVLAWFGWFFAGTSSLPVIVFGIASLVIAVPLLGWARRVLMPLERAADRLSLFESLLGRLERERFTAPRLTELQAAMVAGGRTASQQIRELREIVQWYDSRRNPLFLPVAVLRMWDVRFAFKLEAWRGRSGAAVGQWLRAVGEAEALSSFAGYAFENPTDIFPTVETGPVRVAATGVGHPLLPCEKAVRNDVNLGGNGPRVLIVSGSNMSGKSTLLRAVGVNCVLALAGGVVRATSFALTPVAVGATMRVQDSLQAGRSRFFAEVTKVRLLLDIATRVGGPPLLFLLDELFAGTNSADRVAGAEGVVRALLADGAIGFVTTHDLSLTAVTDTIPGAVNVHFCDGLEGGELHFDYTMRPGVVPHGNGLALMRAVGLKV, from the coding sequence GTGTACGCCGACCGTCTGGCCGCCCGCCGTGCCACGGCGGCCTCCCTGGCAGCGACCCTGGATCGCCTCAGCTACGCGCGGCTCGGCGCGTTTCTGGTCGGGCTGCTGGTCGCCGCTCTGGGGTTCGCCGCGGACCTCGTTTCCCCGTGGTTCACGCTCGTTCCGGTGGCCGCGTTCTTCTATCTGGTCGCGAAGTTCGAGGCCACCCGCGGGCGGAAGGCGTGGGCCGAGCGCGCCGCGAAGTTCTACGCCGGCGGCCTCGAACGGCTCGCGGGCAAGCCATCCGGAACCGGTGACGGCGCGCGGTTCGTCTCCGACGCTCATCCTTACTCGGACGATCTCGATCTGTTCGGCCCCGGCTCACTGTTCGAACGCTTGACCGCGTGCCGCACGCGGGCCGGTGAGGACACACTCGCCGCATGGCTGCTCGCGCCCGCCACGCCTGCCGAGGTGACGACGCGACAGGAGGCCGTAGCCGATCTCTCCGCGCGGCTCGATCTGCGTGAAGCGGTCGCGGTGGCCGGGGCCGACGCGCCCGCCGCCGACTATCACCCGCTCGTGGAGTGGGGCGCGGCGCCGCCGGACGCCGCGCCCGTGTGGAAGCGGTGGGCAGTGGAGGCTCTTGGCTGGGGGAACGTGCTCGCGTGGTTCGGGTGGTTCTTCGCCGGCACGTCGTCGCTGCCGGTCATCGTGTTCGGGATCGCGTCGCTGGTGATCGCCGTACCGCTGTTGGGATGGGCGCGGCGCGTTCTCATGCCGCTCGAACGCGCGGCCGACCGGCTGTCCCTGTTCGAATCGCTTCTGGGCCGGCTGGAGCGCGAGCGGTTCACCGCGCCGCGGTTGACCGAACTCCAGGCCGCGATGGTGGCCGGCGGGCGGACCGCGTCGCAGCAGATTCGCGAACTGCGCGAGATCGTGCAGTGGTACGACTCGCGGCGGAACCCGCTGTTCTTGCCGGTCGCGGTGCTGCGGATGTGGGACGTGCGGTTCGCGTTCAAGCTCGAAGCGTGGCGGGGGCGGTCCGGCGCGGCCGTCGGTCAGTGGCTCCGCGCAGTGGGCGAAGCGGAAGCACTGTCGTCGTTCGCGGGTTACGCGTTCGAGAACCCGACGGACATCTTCCCTACGGTGGAGACCGGTCCCGTGCGCGTGGCCGCCACCGGCGTCGGGCACCCGCTGTTGCCGTGCGAAAAGGCCGTGCGGAACGACGTGAATTTGGGCGGTAACGGACCGCGCGTGCTGATCGTCAGCGGCTCGAACATGAGCGGCAAGAGCACGCTCTTGCGGGCCGTCGGGGTGAACTGCGTGCTGGCACTGGCGGGCGGCGTGGTGCGGGCGACGAGTTTCGCGCTCACGCCGGTCGCGGTCGGGGCGACAATGCGGGTGCAAGATTCACTGCAAGCCGGTCGGTCGCGGTTCTTCGCGGAAGTCACGAAGGTGCGGTTGCTGCTCGACATCGCCACCCGCGTAGGCGGCCCGCCGCTCTTGTTCCTGCTGGACGAACTGTTCGCGGGCACGAACTCGGCGGACCGCGTGGCGGGCGCCGAGGGCGTGGTGCGTGCGCTGCTTGCGGACGGGGCCATCGGGTTCGTGACGACACACGATCTGAGTCTGACCGCGGTGACCGACACGATTCCGGGCGCGGTGAACGTTCACTTCTGCGACGGGCTCGAGGGCGGCGAACTGCACTTCGACTACACCATGCGCCCCGGCGTGGTACCGCACGGCAACGGCCTCGCGCTCATGCGCGCCGTCGGGCTGAAGGTGTAG
- a CDS encoding tRNA (cytidine(34)-2'-O)-methyltransferase, with the protein MSEGPTPPVPLPGGRGEKEPTPSPSLQGGEQDLRSSVASRESQEADRPVTPSLQGGGWGVGCPSGRANGLRLWCVETPAERAYTRANFADGDCLLFGNESSGLPPSVRERYAERLVGIPMLTGAVRSLNLATAVGIVLYDALRRLHDW; encoded by the coding sequence ATGAGCGAAGGACCTACCCCCCCGGTCCCCCTCCCTGGAGGGAGGGGGGAGAAAGAACCCACCCCCAGCCCCTCCCTCCAGGGAGGGGAGCAAGACCTCCGGAGTTCGGTTGCCTCGAGAGAGTCGCAGGAGGCTGATCGGCCCGTCACCCCCTCCCTTCAGGGAGGGGGCTGGGGGGTGGGTTGTCCTTCAGGGAGGGCGAACGGTCTCCGCCTCTGGTGCGTGGAAACCCCGGCCGAGCGGGCGTACACGCGGGCCAATTTCGCCGATGGTGATTGCTTGCTATTCGGAAACGAGTCGAGCGGGCTCCCGCCGTCGGTGCGCGAGCGGTACGCCGAGCGGCTGGTGGGCATCCCGATGCTCACCGGCGCCGTGCGAAGCCTCAACCTCGCTACGGCCGTCGGGATCGTTTTGTACGACGCTTTGCGCCGCCTACACGACTGGTAG